TTTATGTGCTGGCCTACACGCCGCTGAAGAAGGTAACGCCCTGGTCGACCGAAGTGGGCGCGATCCCCGGCGCACTCCCCCCGCTGATCGGCTGGGTGGCGGCGGGCGCGGGCTTCAGCGCGATGGGCTGGGTGCTGTTCGCAGTGCTCTTTACCTGGCAGATCCCGCACTTCATGGCCATCTGCTGGAATTGCCGCGAAGACTACAAGGCGGGCGGCTTCAAGATGCTGACGCTGGTCGACGCCGACGGCAGTCGCACCGCGCGCAAGGCCTTTATCTGGAGCGTGCTGCTGGTGGGCGTAAGCTTCCTGCCACTGATGGAGGGCGAGTTTGGCTGGTTCCTCGGCGTGAGCGCGGCTCTGCTGGGGGCCTACCTGCTGCGCCCTGCCTGGCAGTTCTGGCGTCAGGCATCGGAGCGCACGGCGACGGCGCGCCCGTTGTTTTTCGCGACGATCGTCTACCTGCCGCTCTATCTCTCGGCCCTCGTGGTCGACCGCTTCTTTCTCTAACCGCTTTCCTGTCTTCTCCCTATGAGCAAATGGTTGCCCCGTATCTGGATCGCGGCGCTGCTGGTGGTCTTCGCCTTTGCCGTCCCGCAATGTCTTTACACCGAGCACGGCCTCTTTAACCTCGAAGCGCAGCAATCGGCCCTCGACCCCAAGGGCATGGTAGCGCAAGACCAGGCCGACACGTTTTACCTGATCCTTTGGGTCACGCTGGGCCTCTTTGTAGTGGTGGGCGGCGCGCTGGCCTGGGTGCTGGTGAAGTTCCGCCGCCGCCCCAACGACGACCCCAATTTCATCCCGCCGCAAAGCCACGGCAATCCGCTGGTGGAGGTGGGCCTTGTCATCGTCTCCGCCGCCGTGCTGGTGGTGATCGCTTTCCCGACCTTCGCCGGCATCGTGCTGAAGGAGCGCTTGCCGGCCAAGGCCTTCGACGAAGAGCCACTCGTGATCAACGTCACCGGCTACCAATGGTGGTGGAGCTTCGAGTATCCGGAGGAAGGCGGCTTCTATACGGCCAACGAGATGGTCTTCCCGGTTGGCCGCCCGGTGCAGATCAACCTGCACGCCAATGACGTGATCCACAGCTTCTGGCTGCCCAAGCTGGCAGGCAAGAAGGACCTCATGCCCGGCCAGACCAATCACCTCTGGTTTGTGGCCGACGAAGAGGGCGAATACTGGGGGCAATGCGCCGAATATTGCGGCGACAGCCATGCCTACATGCTCTTCCGCGCACACGCCGTCTCCCCGGAGAAATACACCGAATGGCGCCGCCACCAGGCGAAGGCCACTACGGCGTCCGGCCAGGGCGGTCCGCTGCCCGCGCTGGCTCGGGAGCAATGGGTGGACCCGCAGCGAGTGGAGCAGGGGGCCCAGCTCTTTGCCGCCAACTGCGCCACCTGCCACAGCCTAGACCCGATGGTGCAGAGCCAAGGCCCCAACCTCGCCCACTTTGCCGCTCGCAGCACCATTGCCGCCGGCTGGTTTGAGAACGACTGGGAGGTCCGCGACGGCCAGGTGCACAACGAAGACCTGCACCGCTGGATCAAGGAGCCCAATGCCGTCAAGCCCGGCAACTTTATGTGGCACGGCTTCTACAGCTACGATCGCTCCACGCACGAGAACTCGCTCGTGATGGAGGGCCTGATCGAGAAAAAACTGACCGACGAGCAGGTCGATGCCCTCGTCGCCTACCTTTACAATTTGAAGTAACACCTGCCGCCTGCGCCATGGCCTCTACCCACAGCCCCGACACCCTTTCGCACCCGCAGCCCGGCTCCACGCACGACGAGCCGAAGCACACCGGCATCTGGAAACGCCCGCTGAAGCCCGACGGCCTCGTCGGCTGGCTCACCACCGTCGACCACAAGAAGATCGGCATCGCCTACGCGGTGGCCGCGCTCTTTTTCTTCCTCGTGGGCGGCGTGGAAGCGTTGCTGATCCGTCTCCAGCTCTTCCGCCCCGAGCAAGAGCTGATTACGGCGGAGACGTACAACACGCTCTTCACCATGCACGGGACGACGATGATCTTCCTGGCGGTGATGCCCCTCAGCACGGCGTTCTTCAACTACATCATGCCGTTGCAGATCGGCGCGCGCGACGTGGCCTTCCCGCGGCTCAACGCGCTCGGGCTCTGGACGTTTATCCTCGGCGGCATCCTGCTCAACCTCTCGTGGTTCTTCGGCGGGGCGCCCGATATGGGCTGGTTTGGCTACGCGCCGCTCACGGGCCGCCAGTTCAGCCCCGACATGGCGACCGACTTCTGGGTGCTCAGCCTGCAGGTGCTCGGTATCGCCTCCCTCGTCGGCTCCTTCAACTTTATCACCACCATCCTGAACATGCGCGCGCCGGGCCTCAGCATGATGCGCCTGCCACTGTTCACCTGGATGACGCTGATCACGAGCTTCCTTATCATCCTGGCCTTCCCCGCGATTACGATTGCGCTGGTCGAGCTGATGTTCGACCGCCACTTCGGCACGATGTTCTTCGACGTGCTGGGCGGGGGTAAGCCGATCCTCTGGCAACACCTTTTCTGGGTGTTCGGTCACCCGGAGGTCTACATCCTGATCCTGCCCGCGATGGGCATCATCTCGGAGGTGCTGCCGGTGTTTTCGCGCAAGCCGCTCTTCGGCTACCCGCTGGTGGTCTTCTCCGGCGCGGTCATCGGCTTCCTCGGCTTTGCGGTGTGGAGCCACCACATGTTCACGACCGGCCTCGGGGTGGTCGCCACGAGCGCCTTCGCCTTCCTCACCATGCTGATCTCGATCCCCACCGGGGTGAAGATCTTTAACTGGATCGGCACGATGTGGGGCGGTCGCATCACCTTTACCACGCCGATGCTCTTTGCGGTCGGCTTTATCTGGATGTTCATGCTCGGCGGCTTTACCGGCATCATGCACAGCTCGCCGCCCGTGGACGCCCAGCAGCAAGACACCTACTTCGTGGTGGCGCACTTCCACTACGTGCTGATCGGCGGCTCCATCTTCGCGCTCTTCTCGGGCATGTATTACTGGTTCCCGAAAGTCACCGGGCGCATGATGAGCGAGACCTGGGGCAAGCTGGTGTTCTACACTATGTTCGCGGGCTTCAACCTCGCCTTCTTCCCCATGCACATTCTCGGGATGACGGGTATGCCGCGCCGCACCCACACCTACCAGACCGAACTGGGCCTCAACGGGCCCAACCTCTGGAGCACCATCGGGGCGTTCATGCTCGGCTTTGGCGTGCTGATGTTTGTGGCACAGGTGATCTACAGCCTCAAGAAGGGCCAGAAGTCGGGCCGCGACCCTTGGGACGCGCGCACGCTGGAGTGGGTGACGGACAACCCGCCCAAGTTCTACAACTTTGCCTACACGCCCATCGTGCACGCCCGCGACCAGTTCTTCGAGAGCAAGCACGGCAAGCCCGAGCGCCGCATGGAAAAGCTGGCCCCCGACGACCACGGCATCCACATGCCCGACCAGAGCTGGTGGCCGCTGATCCTCTCGATCGGGCTCTTCATCGCCGCTTTCGGCATGGTGGTGCTCGGCCAGCCCCGCGAGGCCTTCCCGCTGATCGGCGGCATGCTGCCCGAGGGCGACTTCTCGATCTGGGAGTTTACCGTGCCGGGCCTGGCGCTGACGCTCTTTGCCGCTTTTGGCTGGGCTTATGAGGGCCCGGGCGGCTTCCACGTGCACCCGCCCGCCAGTGAAATCCAGGACGACGAAATGGGCACCGTCTTGCGCACCGCTCCGACGCGCCCCGAGCCCAACGGCCACTCCGGTCACTAAACCTCACGCAACCCTTTCTCCCGCATCTTTCATGGCACACCCCGCCTCCGCCGACCCGCTCACCGAGCTGAAGCAGACCAACACCGGCATCGAGAACAAGAAGCTCGCCATGTGGGCCTTCCTCGCGTCGGACTGCATGTTCTTCGGCACCCTCATCTCGACGCACCTCATCTACCGCCGGGTATATCCCGACGTGGTGAACCCGCCCGAGATCTTCGACATCGAGCTCACCGGCATCAGCTCGTTCGTGCTGCTCGCCTCGTCATTCTCGATGGCGCTGGCCGTCTCTTCGGCCCACAAAGGCAACCTCAAGATGGTCCGCATCGCGCTGGCGGCGACGATCTTCGGCGGGTTGGTCTTCCTTGCCGGTCAGGTCTACGAGTTCAGTCACTTCGTGCACCACAAGCACCTGACGCTCGACAGCAACATCTTCGGGTCGACCTTCTACCTGCTCACGGGCACTCACGGCACGCACGTGGCCATCGGGGTGCTCTGGCTCACGGCTCACCTGGTCCATACCTTCACCCCGTGGCATGGGAGGCAAAATGCGCTCGATATCGAGAGTACGGGCCTCTACTGGCACTTTGTGGACATCGTCTGGATCGTGATTTTCACCGCCGTCTACCTTGTTGAATACCTCAACTTCTAAGCTATGAGCCACTCTGCCCAGCCCACGATGACGCACAAGGTGGACGATCACCACCTGATCGAGGAAAACCAGAAGTACTTTACCTTCAACGCGGTTGCGATGGCGCTCGCCTTCATCACGATGATCGAGCTGGTCATCGTGTACCTGCCGATTGCCGGTTGGATCGTTTTCACCATCCTGACTGTGCTCTCGGTAGTGAAGTTTGCGGCGGTCTGCTGGTGGTTCATGCACCTGCGGTGGGATAAGATCCTGCTGACGCTGCTCTTTTGCCTGGGCCTGCTCCTGGCTGGCGGCACCGTCATCGCGCTGTTCTTCCTCTTCCAGCAAGACCCGAACGGCGCCCCGACGTTCTAGAGACGGTGAATACCTCGCCAGAACACGAAGGCGTACCGCGATAGATTCCTTTCTCCTTTGTGCCTTTGTGACCTTGGTGAGAGAACCAATCCCAGTTACATTTCTCCATGCTTCGGTGGACCCACTGGCATAACGAGCCTCTCCTGATCGGCGGCATCCTGCTGGTCGTGTGGCTCTATGCCGTGCTGGTGGGGCCGTTGCGCCGCTGGATCGACCCGGAGGTCAAGTTCCCCAAGCGAGAAGCGTGGTGGTTTGGAGCGGCGATCCTCAGCTTTTACCTCGCGGTGGGGTCCCCCCTCGATGCGGCGGGCGAGAACTTCCTGTTCAGCGCCCACATGCTGCAGCACAACATCCTGATGTACCTCACGCCGCTCTTCACCATCTGGGCACTGCCGGAGTGGCTGGTCGACGGGATTCTGGATCGTTCGCGCACGCTGCGGGTGCTGGCGCGGTTTTTTGTGCACCCCGTGGTGGCCGGGTTCCTTTTCACGGCAGTCTTCAACGGCTGGCACGCCCCCGCGCTCTACGAGCTGGCCCTGCGCCACAAGGACGTGCACACGCTCGAGCACCTGACGATGTTCGTCACTTCAGTGCTCATGTGCTGGCCGATCATTGGGCGCAGCGTGCTACTCCCCCGGCTGCATCCCGGGTTGCAGATGCTGTATCTATTCCTGCTCATGGTGGTGCAGATCCCGCTCTTCGCCATCCTCACCTTCGCGCCCGACGTCTTTTACACCACCTACGAGTATGCGCCGCGCCTCTTTGCCGCGCTCGACCCCTTGGAAGACCAGCGCCTGGGCGGCCTCATCATGAAGGTGGCCAACATGGTCTTCTCGCTCAGCTTCATCGCCTACGCCTTCATCCTCTGGCAGCGCGAGAGCGAAGACAACCTCACGCCCACGCGCGTGCGCATCGCTACGACCACGCGCCACCATATTGCCTAAGGTGGCGGGGTCGAAAAAGGGGGAGAGAGCTGCGTAACCCTCTCCCTCAACCTGCCGGTTCAGGTCCGAGGTGGATACAAGCCCTCGATGCAGATCACGAAGTTGAGACCGAGACAGGGGGGCATGATTGGGAATGGCTCTGTTTGGCCTGTTTCGTTTCCGCCTGTGTAGCCGTTTGCCACTTCAATCTCCCCGATAACGTTCGCATCGGTCGAAATTATCCCCGTCGCCGTTACGTTGACGGAGTCCGCGTGCAGGTTCACGTTCGGCGTATTTTGATTGTACGTCTCGTAGGCGTTAAAGCTGCGACCATTGTCTCCGACGGTGGCAAGGCTTGCCCCGGGGGTGGCGGCGGTCTGAGTCGCGTTTTGATCGCTGGCATTCAGCGTGGAGCTGGTGGTGATATTGACGGTGATGCCGCCGGTTTTGGCCTTCATTTCGCCAGTAGCGGCGACGGCTTGGTGAGTGTGGCGAGGCATTTGGGTCGGATCGAGCTGGGTCTCCTCCTGCCCGATCATCTGCCCCAGGAAGCGCTCCGTGAGTGCGATTCCCCTCCCGGTGCATAAGGGTAGGCGGCCACGCAGATCAGGAAGTGCGAACGTGGTGCGTCCGTCTCCTCCGTAGTTGGTGCTGAGCAGGGAATACAGGGCCTCGTTGCCAGCGATAGGAAGGATCTGGCCATAACAAAACGCCCAGCCGCGCGGGGGGTAGGTGTTGGCGCAAATCGAAATTGCGCCGAGGTAGAAACAGTCGCTAGGTCCCATAGTGTCCGTGGATTTGAGGTGGGTTTTGAAACGTTGTCTGGAGGTTTCTAAAGCAGGTGGTGCAGGATGTAGTCGACGATGGCTTCGATCTCCGATTCCGGGCTCATATAAGTGACGCCCGGCAACAGCTTATAGCCCGGCTGGTTTTCGATCGGCCCCGGGAGGATGAGTTTCACTTCCTCGTTCCCATTGAGGTAGGCATGGCTGTAGGCGCCCACGTGTTGCCAGCCCAGCTCCTGCAGAAAGGCCGGGAGGCCGTTGAGCGGCATATCCAGCTCCTTCCCGTTGGGGTCGTAAGGGGGGATCTGCCCGACCACGGTCGAGTTAGTAAAAGGCTGGTTGGGCAACATGGTGTAGGTGATGCCCGAGCTGTTCGCCCGGCCTTCAGCCTTGCCCACGATCACCTCGAGTTGGGGGGCAAGCAAAGAGCCGGGTGCCCCGTAGAGGCTTTCGATTTGCGTCATGTTGGCGGGGCTGGATGGCGCCGTCGCCCACGCATGGGGCACCACATCGAGGTGGTTCCAGTGCATCACGTTCCAGCTTGCGTAGGCAGCGTCGAGATCGGTCGAAACCGGCTTGAAGTTGTCCGCAAAATAGCCCGCAAACTGGCCATTGCCCGGGGTGGCGCCTGCCGTCGGGAAGACCAGCACCTGCCCGAACTTGCCGAGCAGACCCTTGCGCTGCAGATAAGCGGCCAGGGTGGGGGAGAGTGCGCCCGCGAGGCTGTGGCCGGTGAAAATGAGCGTGGCGGTGCCGGCATCGTCTGCCGGGATCGAGCTGAGGAAGTCGACCAGCGTCTCGCTGACCCCCAGTGCGCCCTTGTGCGGATACAGCGTGGCGATGTCTTTGACCCCAAGTGCGGTACCCTTGGAGATGTAGGGCGTAGTCGCGTCGTTGGGCCGGTCGGCGTCCTGAATGTCCTGAGGCTCGAAGGTCGTGAAATCGACCACCTTGTCGACCAACCCATCCTCAACGATCCAGTCGATCATCGAGTATGGGTTGGTGGCGGCGATGGCGACCACGTAGACTTTTTGGCCCATGATGCCCTGCCCGGCGGGTGCGGCATCCGTCGAGGAGGCGACAAAGACGGCGTTTTGTGGGATGCCGCTGTCGGTTTCCGG
This genomic stretch from Verrucomicrobiota bacterium JB022 harbors:
- the cyoE gene encoding heme o synthase, which gives rise to MSSTGQTLAPATSVAGESRLGDYLELTKPRLSLMSVLTAVLGYFAAGPQVDQGVFWCLLIGTSLAAGGAGALNQWAERDADARMRRTANRPVASGRVSPMAAFTYGAGLSLGGVACLALGVNLTASLLAAATVLLYVLAYTPLKKVTPWSTEVGAIPGALPPLIGWVAAGAGFSAMGWVLFAVLFTWQIPHFMAICWNCREDYKAGGFKMLTLVDADGSRTARKAFIWSVLLVGVSFLPLMEGEFGWFLGVSAALLGAYLLRPAWQFWRQASERTATARPLFFATIVYLPLYLSALVVDRFFL
- the coxB gene encoding cytochrome c oxidase subunit II, producing MSKWLPRIWIAALLVVFAFAVPQCLYTEHGLFNLEAQQSALDPKGMVAQDQADTFYLILWVTLGLFVVVGGALAWVLVKFRRRPNDDPNFIPPQSHGNPLVEVGLVIVSAAVLVVIAFPTFAGIVLKERLPAKAFDEEPLVINVTGYQWWWSFEYPEEGGFYTANEMVFPVGRPVQINLHANDVIHSFWLPKLAGKKDLMPGQTNHLWFVADEEGEYWGQCAEYCGDSHAYMLFRAHAVSPEKYTEWRRHQAKATTASGQGGPLPALAREQWVDPQRVEQGAQLFAANCATCHSLDPMVQSQGPNLAHFAARSTIAAGWFENDWEVRDGQVHNEDLHRWIKEPNAVKPGNFMWHGFYSYDRSTHENSLVMEGLIEKKLTDEQVDALVAYLYNLK
- the ctaD gene encoding cytochrome c oxidase subunit I, which gives rise to MASTHSPDTLSHPQPGSTHDEPKHTGIWKRPLKPDGLVGWLTTVDHKKIGIAYAVAALFFFLVGGVEALLIRLQLFRPEQELITAETYNTLFTMHGTTMIFLAVMPLSTAFFNYIMPLQIGARDVAFPRLNALGLWTFILGGILLNLSWFFGGAPDMGWFGYAPLTGRQFSPDMATDFWVLSLQVLGIASLVGSFNFITTILNMRAPGLSMMRLPLFTWMTLITSFLIILAFPAITIALVELMFDRHFGTMFFDVLGGGKPILWQHLFWVFGHPEVYILILPAMGIISEVLPVFSRKPLFGYPLVVFSGAVIGFLGFAVWSHHMFTTGLGVVATSAFAFLTMLISIPTGVKIFNWIGTMWGGRITFTTPMLFAVGFIWMFMLGGFTGIMHSSPPVDAQQQDTYFVVAHFHYVLIGGSIFALFSGMYYWFPKVTGRMMSETWGKLVFYTMFAGFNLAFFPMHILGMTGMPRRTHTYQTELGLNGPNLWSTIGAFMLGFGVLMFVAQVIYSLKKGQKSGRDPWDARTLEWVTDNPPKFYNFAYTPIVHARDQFFESKHGKPERRMEKLAPDDHGIHMPDQSWWPLILSIGLFIAAFGMVVLGQPREAFPLIGGMLPEGDFSIWEFTVPGLALTLFAAFGWAYEGPGGFHVHPPASEIQDDEMGTVLRTAPTRPEPNGHSGH
- a CDS encoding heme-copper oxidase subunit III is translated as MAHPASADPLTELKQTNTGIENKKLAMWAFLASDCMFFGTLISTHLIYRRVYPDVVNPPEIFDIELTGISSFVLLASSFSMALAVSSAHKGNLKMVRIALAATIFGGLVFLAGQVYEFSHFVHHKHLTLDSNIFGSTFYLLTGTHGTHVAIGVLWLTAHLVHTFTPWHGRQNALDIESTGLYWHFVDIVWIVIFTAVYLVEYLNF
- a CDS encoding cytochrome C oxidase subunit IV family protein, which translates into the protein MSHSAQPTMTHKVDDHHLIEENQKYFTFNAVAMALAFITMIELVIVYLPIAGWIVFTILTVLSVVKFAAVCWWFMHLRWDKILLTLLFCLGLLLAGGTVIALFFLFQQDPNGAPTF
- a CDS encoding cytochrome c oxidase assembly protein, with product MLRWTHWHNEPLLIGGILLVVWLYAVLVGPLRRWIDPEVKFPKREAWWFGAAILSFYLAVGSPLDAAGENFLFSAHMLQHNILMYLTPLFTIWALPEWLVDGILDRSRTLRVLARFFVHPVVAGFLFTAVFNGWHAPALYELALRHKDVHTLEHLTMFVTSVLMCWPIIGRSVLLPRLHPGLQMLYLFLLMVVQIPLFAILTFAPDVFYTTYEYAPRLFAALDPLEDQRLGGLIMKVANMVFSLSFIAYAFILWQRESEDNLTPTRVRIATTTRHHIA
- a CDS encoding tail fiber protein produces the protein MGPSDCFYLGAISICANTYPPRGWAFCYGQILPIAGNEALYSLLSTNYGGDGRTTFALPDLRGRLPLCTGRGIALTERFLGQMIGQEETQLDPTQMPRHTHQAVAATGEMKAKTGGITVNITTSSTLNASDQNATQTAATPGASLATVGDNGRSFNAYETYNQNTPNVNLHADSVNVTATGIISTDANVIGEIEVANGYTGGNETGQTEPFPIMPPCLGLNFVICIEGLYPPRT